A stretch of DNA from Drosophila virilis strain 15010-1051.87 chromosome 5, Dvir_AGI_RSII-ME, whole genome shotgun sequence:
CTCTACATCTATGCTCCAAACTGGGCGCCGAGCGTCTCATCATCTCCGAGCACTCGCGCCATGATCTCTACCAGAAGATTCTGCTCAACGTTAGCGCCGATGACATACACTATGCGCTTCGTGTGGAGGGCAATTAGAAGTAAGGTTTTAAagttttaaagcttttaaattatttaataattaagcGTCatgtttaaacaatttaaagtacAAACTCGTTGATAGGAATACCAAATAGAATACCAATACAGTATAACAGTCGTAGAGCACTTTGGGTGAAAAGACGGAGTAGATAAATAGATGATAGCGAAAGACCAACATCAGGCACAGATAAATGGCCACCGGCAGCAATACCAGAGCAGCATACAGTGGGATCACCAGCGAATCGGCTGCCTTAGCATATGGCGGCTGCAACTGGATGATGCCAACGCTGCGCAGATCCGTGCGCAGGGTGTGCACAATCAGATACAGAAAGGAATGTATTTCGGCGCTGTAGGTGTTCAGCGTTACAAAGAGTCCAACAATGATGGGATTATAGCTAGTCTGGCCAATATAGCCGGGATTCAGGTCAATTGTCGACAGACTGTTCGAGTTGCCCTGATAAAAGTAAAACATTCTGGCCACAAATATGGTCATGATTATCTTGTAGACATGCACCATGCGCACCGAGAACTTGCGCGCGGTGGTGCCATACGCATCGCACAGCTTGTACGTTTCGTCCAGCGTGATGAGCATCGTGGGCAACAGCACAATATTTTGCACCTTGTAAAGCAGCGCCACCAGCATCAGCGAACACGTCATATTCGTTTGCAGCAGCTTCAGCAGGTTGCTCTGCGGCTGCTCATCCAGCAAACTGAGACCGCTTTTCTTTTGCGGCAGTGCCGTGCGGTAGCCCAGGACGAAGACCAGCGCCAGGCAACACCAGAAGAGCACCAGCACGGGTAACATACAGCGAGCGCTGCAGTAGAATATACATTAGCATTAGATTATTGATAAATTAAAGTATATAGGATATGCAAAACTTACGCCACATACTCGGGTACCTCAAAGAAGTGCACCTGACCGTTCAGGCCACGGAAACAGTAGACTAGCAGAAATGCAAGACCCTTGAATACGGTCTGTGTTGTGTCGGTGAATTTGCGCAGGCGTGCCCAATATAGAAATAAGGAGAATATCATCAGCGTGCTCTTAATGGCCGACAGTCTATGCAGATAACGCATGAGTGTGAGCAGTATCAGCACCACGAAGATCTTGCGTTGCTGCCAGACGCAAGCCGAGGCAATCTTGTGCAGATGCCGGCCATCCAGCTCCACATTCGCTTTGGTAATGCGACGACGCAGCGTCCTGAGTGtggtcagcagcaacagtgtGCTGCCCAAGTAATACCAGGTCTTGTATTCGAATTCAATGAATGACGAGGAGCCCAACGTGGACATGCGTATAGCAAAGCACACCAGTAGCGGCATTGGCAAGGGTATAGATAGCTTCAAGCGTCGCGAGTAAAGAGGTGGCAGGGCGATCTTGAGCAGTGCTTGAACCACATCAATGGTTAAATAAACGGAAGCAATTATGGGCAGCAGTAAGAGAAGACCGTATAGCATGGAACTGGTCAGCACTAGATCCACTAAATGAGCAACTACATTCAGTAGGATTCCGATGACCAGAGAGAACAGCAGCTGAACCACATTCAGCCTATGCAAATGTAGTTGCTCTGCAGCAACGTCCAGAAATAATACGCTCAATATAAGATGCAAGGAGCTCTGTAAAGGAAAGTACATAAGAGTACGtcctaaataaaatatacaatactGAATAATTATCGAGACGTACCGCAGTTGTTAGCGCCAGTCCCACGGCAATAAATCCGTAATCGAATTTCACCAGTGATTCGGACAGCTGGCCGGAAATCTCACGGGCAACGCGCAAATAGTTGAGCTTGGCGTTCTGGTAATGCACTTTGCTTGCGCCGCTGCCGTCCCCAATGCGCAgtggctgcagcagctgcttgtgCAGCAACGTAGCGTTCTGATACCAATGATAGTAGTCTAGGAATAAACATAATTAGTTACTGGATAGCATGGTTCATACGCGTATGTCTTACCACTACTACGGACGTTCTCATGCCCGAATTTGACTCGAGCCTTGTTCAGCAGATGATGCGCATTGTAGAAGTAGGCATACATTTGTTGCTCCAGCGTTAACGTCTGCAGCATCTCCGGTATGATGCAGCCAATGGACATGGTCGGTATCTCaatcgacagcagcagcgccagcgtgGGCgtcaaatcaatttgattgTAGCGCTTTGTGCTTGGCCTAAGAAATATGGTTATTGCAAAGGTCAAACCATAAGAAGTAGCTCTTTACTTACGCATACTTGCTGCAGTTCTTGCTATACAAATATAGTGGCACCGTGGTTTCTGCGGGCGTGTTGCCGCCGTGGCCACCGCCATCGGCCATACCATGATCCCCGGTCAGCATAAGTAA
This window harbors:
- the PIG-G gene encoding GPI ethanolamine phosphate transferase 2, yielding MSGDRTGAGSCNVQAKQVAMDEHKCRLTYTFYMLTLFLCGALLFLIGFFPASYSVAEQEKTVPIDRPTTLHGEKLKPPPANYDSFILFLIDALREDFPRESTMPAVHERACLKLSLHVDIPTVTMPRLKSITTGTLSNFIDIALNVGHTEQVEDSLLHRLKQRKAVVSFAGDHTWVHLFPSEFTRQAANNDSFYVNDFNEGDRNVTSVLAQELEKNDWKLLILHYLGLDHIGHVEGNASPRIKTKLKEMDDAVKKILDHKNMANYLLMLTGDHGMADGGGHGGNTPAETTVPLYLYSKNCSKYAPSTKRYNQIDLTPTLALLLSIEIPTMSIGCIIPEMLQTLTLEQQMYAYFYNAHHLLNKARVKFGHENVRSSDYYHWYQNATLLHKQLLQPLRIGDGSGASKVHYQNAKLNYLRVAREISGQLSESLVKFDYGFIAVGLALTTASSLHLILSVLFLDVAAEQLHLHRLNVVQLLFSLVIGILLNVVAHLVDLVLTSSMLYGLLLLLPIIASVYLTIDVVQALLKIALPPLYSRRLKLSIPLPMPLLVCFAIRMSTLGSSSFIEFEYKTWYYLGSTLLLLTTLRTLRRRITKANVELDGRHLHKIASACVWQQRKIFVVLILLTLMRYLHRLSAIKSTLMIFSLFLYWARLRKFTDTTQTVFKGLAFLLVYCFRGLNGQVHFFEVPEYVAARCMLPVLVLFWCCLALVFVLGYRTALPQKKSGLSLLDEQPQSNLLKLLQTNMTCSLMLVALLYKVQNIVLLPTMLITLDETYKLCDAYGTTARKFSVRMVHVYKIIMTIFVARMFYFYQGNSNSLSTIDLNPGYIGQTSYNPIIVGLFVTLNTYSAEIHSFLYLIVHTLRTDLRSVGIIQLQPPYAKAADSLVIPLYAALVLLPVAIYLCLMLVFRYHLFIYSVFSPKVLYDCYTVLVFYLVFLSTSLYFKLFKHDA